In one Corallococcus sp. EGB genomic region, the following are encoded:
- a CDS encoding diacylglycerol kinase family protein produces the protein MLVQPLRSTDFRRSPSALPSAEPKVAVLLNANARKVDARVVKLLSHVVPEEDLFLSRSPLDARRIAQTVLERGYPTVFTGGGDGTFMGFVNEVLQQVGPRGKFAGQAAPRFGILKLGTGNGIAAFVNASSTRGDGILNDVVRARAAEVPGVRTMDLVQVDGQRAPFAGLGVDGKVLNDYISVKESLGKGMFKRVMSGGGGYFSAVAFKTVPHYLTSSVLVECEVVNGPSEAYRLGAEGQTVGGPLAPGAVLFRGKLMMAAAGTMPFYGYGFRMFPHANDRRGFLQLRLGQVSPTQVLANLPRLWNGRWAPEGLHDFHAREVTIRFARPMPFQVGGDAAGYREQVTLSVAPESIELLDFNGVQ, from the coding sequence ATGCTGGTTCAGCCCCTGCGTTCCACGGACTTCCGCCGCTCCCCGTCGGCGCTCCCGTCCGCCGAGCCGAAGGTCGCGGTGCTGCTGAACGCGAACGCCCGCAAGGTGGACGCCCGGGTGGTCAAGCTGCTGTCGCACGTGGTGCCGGAGGAGGACCTGTTCCTGTCGCGCTCGCCGCTGGACGCGCGGCGCATCGCGCAGACGGTGCTGGAGCGGGGCTACCCCACCGTCTTCACGGGCGGCGGCGACGGCACCTTCATGGGCTTCGTCAACGAGGTGCTGCAGCAGGTGGGCCCGCGCGGGAAGTTCGCCGGCCAGGCCGCGCCGCGCTTCGGCATCCTCAAGCTGGGCACGGGCAACGGCATCGCGGCGTTCGTCAACGCGTCCAGCACCCGGGGCGACGGCATCCTCAACGACGTGGTGCGCGCCCGCGCGGCGGAAGTCCCAGGCGTGCGCACCATGGACCTGGTGCAGGTGGACGGCCAGCGCGCACCCTTCGCGGGCCTGGGCGTGGATGGCAAGGTGCTCAACGACTACATCTCCGTGAAGGAGTCGCTGGGCAAGGGCATGTTCAAGCGGGTCATGTCCGGCGGTGGCGGCTACTTCTCCGCGGTGGCCTTCAAGACGGTGCCGCACTACCTCACCAGCTCCGTGCTGGTGGAGTGCGAAGTGGTCAACGGCCCGTCGGAGGCGTACCGCCTGGGCGCGGAGGGCCAGACCGTGGGCGGGCCGCTCGCGCCGGGCGCGGTGCTCTTCCGGGGCAAGCTGATGATGGCCGCCGCGGGCACCATGCCCTTCTACGGCTACGGCTTCCGCATGTTCCCCCACGCGAATGATCGCCGGGGCTTCCTGCAGCTGCGCCTGGGCCAGGTGTCGCCCACGCAGGTGCTGGCCAACCTGCCCCGCCTCTGGAATGGCCGCTGGGCGCCGGAAGGCCTCCACGACTTCCACGCCCGCGAGGTCACCATCCGCTTCGCGCGCCCCATGCCCTTCCAGGTCGGCGGCGACGCGGCCGGCTACCGCGAGCAGGTCACGCTGTCCGTGGCGCCCGAGTCCATCGAGCTGCTCGACTTCAACGGCGTGCAGTAG
- a CDS encoding cyclopropane-fatty-acyl-phospholipid synthase family protein, translating to MSPAEHFPLYHPPGAQRAFGSDDATRRFAKVAQLEPGSRVLVLGCGPDGGAAMLLAQELKCSVVAVDVDEALVSPVRERVRAQGLSDRIEVRRVAPDALGMLDGPFHGILVPGRVQYPLDVALRVFRPLLGKRGRVGFTFPARVGRFTPKAVLDFWEKRLGAPLLLPRELLQALEGAGFEPESVESLHDTELDAFYKDLESHLPEGDAPESVGLREELALHRENNQRPGVSYAFAVGRRKEPGEKPPASRDRG from the coding sequence ATGAGTCCCGCCGAGCATTTCCCGCTGTACCACCCGCCGGGGGCGCAGCGCGCGTTCGGATCCGACGACGCCACGCGCCGCTTCGCCAAGGTGGCCCAGCTCGAGCCGGGCTCCCGCGTGCTGGTGCTCGGCTGTGGCCCCGACGGCGGCGCCGCCATGCTGCTGGCCCAGGAGCTCAAGTGCTCCGTGGTGGCCGTGGACGTGGACGAAGCGCTGGTGTCCCCCGTCCGCGAGCGGGTGCGCGCCCAGGGCCTGTCGGACCGCATCGAGGTGCGCCGCGTGGCGCCGGACGCGCTGGGAATGCTGGATGGGCCCTTCCACGGCATCCTCGTGCCGGGGCGCGTGCAGTACCCGCTGGACGTGGCGCTGCGCGTGTTCCGCCCGCTGTTGGGCAAGCGCGGCCGCGTGGGCTTCACCTTCCCGGCGCGCGTGGGCCGCTTCACGCCCAAGGCCGTGCTGGACTTCTGGGAGAAGCGCCTGGGCGCGCCGTTGCTCCTGCCGCGCGAGCTGCTCCAGGCGCTGGAGGGCGCCGGCTTCGAGCCCGAGTCCGTGGAGTCGCTGCACGACACGGAGCTGGACGCGTTCTACAAGGACCTGGAATCGCACCTGCCGGAAGGTGACGCGCCGGAGAGCGTTGGCTTGCGCGAGGAGCTGGCCCTGCACCGCGAGAACAACCAGCGGCCGGGCGTCAGCTACGCGTTCGCCGTGGGCCGCCGCAAGGAGCCGGGTGAGAAGCCGCCGGCGTCGCGCGACCGCGGCTGA
- a CDS encoding thiol-disulfide oxidoreductase DCC family protein: MTTLHTTPPGHDVVLYDSHCRVCSGAAREMRKLVGGQGTRLLSFRDEGVLDAFPGVSFERCEKAMQLIQADGRVLEGAEAIVRALGRRPLGRLLYVYYVPGLRQLADAVYGVVARYRFRIAGRNCPDGACAVHFK; the protein is encoded by the coding sequence ATGACGACGCTCCACACGACGCCGCCGGGACATGACGTGGTCCTCTACGACAGCCACTGCCGCGTGTGCAGCGGCGCCGCGCGGGAGATGCGCAAGCTGGTGGGCGGGCAGGGGACGCGGCTCTTGTCGTTCCGCGACGAGGGCGTCCTGGACGCCTTCCCGGGGGTGAGCTTCGAGCGCTGCGAGAAAGCCATGCAGCTCATCCAGGCGGATGGCCGGGTCCTGGAGGGCGCGGAGGCCATTGTCCGCGCGCTGGGCCGGCGGCCGTTGGGGCGGCTGCTCTACGTCTACTACGTCCCGGGGCTGCGGCAGCTGGCGGATGCGGTGTATGGGGTCGTGGCCCGCTACCGCTTCCGCATCGCGGGTCGCAACTGCCCCGACGGGGCCTGTGCGGTGCACTTCAAATAG
- the dnaK gene encoding molecular chaperone DnaK has protein sequence MGKIIGIDLGTTNSVVAIMEGREPKVIVNEEGAPTTPSVVAFTKDGERLVGQVAKRQAITNPEQTVYSVKRFMGRRAEETSEEAKLVPYKVVKGPNGDARVEIAGKQYSAPEISAQVLLKLKRAAENYLGEKVTEAVITVPAYFNDAQRQATKDAGEIAGLNVRRIVNEPTAAALAYGMDKKKDEKIAVYDFGGGTFDVSILEVGESVVDVLATNGDTHLGGDNIDLEIMNWLISEFKKDTGLDVSKDKMVIQRLKEAAEKAKIELSSATQTEINLPFLTADASGPKHLNVKLTRAKFEQMIGPLVERSLEPCRKCLKDAGLDPKDLNEVVLVGGTTRIPMVQEAVKKLFGKEPNRSVNPDEVVAVGAAVQAGVLSGEVKDILLLDVTPLSLGVETLGGVMTKLIERNTTIPTRKSETFSTAADGQTQVEIHVLQGEREMAGDNRSLGRFHLTGMPPAPRGVPQIEVTFDIDANGILNVSAKDKATGKEQKVTISHSSGLSKDEVSKMVDDARSNEAADKARRELVEVKNQAESQAYAAEKMVKENKDKLTPEVAKSIEDGVAELNRVREGQDKDAIKAALEKLQQASYKAAEEMYRATGGAPGATPPPGAEPSAAPGSSAQPSAKDDVVDAEFRQS, from the coding sequence GTGGGCAAGATTATCGGAATCGACCTGGGCACCACGAACAGCGTGGTGGCGATCATGGAGGGTCGCGAGCCCAAGGTCATCGTCAACGAAGAGGGAGCCCCCACCACGCCTTCGGTGGTCGCGTTCACGAAGGACGGAGAGCGCCTGGTCGGTCAGGTGGCGAAGCGCCAGGCCATCACCAACCCGGAGCAGACCGTCTACTCGGTGAAGCGCTTCATGGGCCGCCGCGCCGAGGAGACGTCCGAGGAGGCGAAGCTCGTCCCGTACAAGGTCGTGAAGGGTCCCAACGGCGACGCGCGCGTGGAGATCGCGGGCAAGCAGTACAGCGCGCCGGAGATCAGCGCCCAGGTGCTCCTGAAGCTCAAGCGCGCCGCGGAGAACTACCTGGGTGAGAAGGTGACGGAGGCGGTCATCACCGTCCCGGCGTACTTCAACGACGCCCAGCGCCAGGCCACCAAGGACGCCGGTGAGATCGCCGGCCTGAACGTCCGCCGCATCGTGAACGAGCCCACCGCGGCCGCGCTCGCGTACGGCATGGACAAGAAGAAGGATGAGAAGATCGCCGTCTATGACTTCGGCGGCGGCACCTTCGACGTGTCCATCCTGGAGGTGGGCGAGAGCGTCGTGGACGTGCTCGCGACCAACGGCGACACGCACCTGGGCGGCGACAACATCGACCTGGAGATCATGAACTGGCTGATCAGCGAGTTCAAGAAGGACACCGGGCTCGACGTCAGCAAGGACAAGATGGTCATCCAGCGCCTGAAGGAGGCGGCGGAGAAGGCCAAGATCGAGCTGTCCAGCGCGACGCAGACGGAGATCAACCTGCCGTTCCTCACGGCGGATGCCTCCGGTCCGAAGCACCTGAACGTGAAGCTCACGCGCGCCAAGTTCGAGCAGATGATTGGCCCGCTGGTGGAGCGTTCGCTGGAGCCGTGCCGCAAGTGCCTGAAGGACGCGGGGCTGGACCCCAAGGACCTCAACGAGGTCGTGCTGGTGGGCGGCACCACGCGCATCCCCATGGTGCAGGAGGCGGTGAAGAAGCTGTTCGGCAAGGAGCCCAACCGCTCCGTGAACCCGGACGAGGTCGTGGCGGTGGGCGCCGCGGTGCAGGCGGGCGTGCTCTCCGGCGAGGTGAAGGACATCCTCCTGCTGGACGTGACGCCGCTGTCGCTGGGCGTGGAGACGCTCGGCGGCGTGATGACGAAGCTCATCGAGCGCAACACCACCATCCCCACGCGCAAGTCGGAGACCTTCTCCACGGCGGCGGATGGCCAGACGCAGGTGGAGATCCACGTGCTGCAGGGTGAGCGCGAGATGGCGGGCGACAACCGCAGCCTCGGCCGCTTCCACCTGACGGGCATGCCCCCGGCGCCGCGCGGCGTGCCGCAGATCGAGGTGACGTTCGACATCGACGCGAACGGCATCCTCAACGTCAGCGCGAAGGACAAGGCGACGGGCAAGGAGCAGAAGGTCACCATCAGCCACTCGTCCGGCCTGTCGAAGGACGAGGTCAGCAAGATGGTGGACGACGCGCGCAGCAACGAGGCCGCCGACAAGGCCCGCCGCGAGCTGGTCGAGGTGAAGAACCAGGCGGAGAGCCAGGCCTACGCCGCGGAGAAGATGGTCAAGGAGAACAAGGACAAGCTCACCCCCGAGGTGGCGAAGTCCATCGAGGACGGCGTCGCGGAGCTGAACCGCGTGCGCGAGGGGCAGGACAAGGACGCCATCAAGGCGGCCCTCGAGAAGCTCCAGCAGGCCAGCTACAAGGCGGCCGAGGAGATGTACCGGGCCACCGGCGGCGCGCCGGGCGCCACGCCTCCTCCGGGCGCCGAGCCCTCCGCGGCTCCGGGCTCCAGCGCCCAGCCGTCCGCGAAGGACGACGTGGTGGACGCCGAGTTCCGCCAGTCGTAA
- a CDS encoding YbeD family protein, with protein sequence MTQDGTDKPDAPGEEKKPLVEYPSVYEYKVMGKATVEETPGFEEHVRSLFRRKLGSEVSPDSIHVQHSRKGKFVSLSVSVLLISEEQRRAIYAELHQDPRIVYYL encoded by the coding sequence ATGACCCAGGACGGCACCGACAAGCCCGACGCGCCCGGCGAGGAGAAGAAGCCCCTCGTCGAGTACCCCTCCGTCTATGAGTACAAGGTGATGGGCAAGGCGACGGTCGAGGAGACGCCTGGCTTCGAGGAGCACGTGCGCTCGCTGTTCCGGCGGAAGCTGGGGTCGGAGGTGTCCCCGGACTCCATCCACGTGCAGCACAGCCGCAAGGGGAAGTTCGTGTCCCTGAGCGTGTCCGTGCTGCTCATCTCCGAGGAGCAGCGGCGGGCCATCTACGCCGAGCTGCACCAGGACCCGCGCATCGTCTACTACCTGTGA